The following are from one region of the Mus caroli chromosome 13, CAROLI_EIJ_v1.1, whole genome shotgun sequence genome:
- the Mrpl36 gene encoding 39S ribosomal protein L36, mitochondrial → MAALLARSVVASVVDPFLRLSRLAVKPRAFSSFLLGTLPSAKSCAEVRSVLCGRPLPTLLPSLGFKTKGVIKKRCKDCYKVKRRGRWFILCKTSPKHKQRQM, encoded by the coding sequence ATGGCCGCCCTGCTTGCACGGAGTGTGGTGGCTTCGGTGGTGGACCCGTTCCTGCGCCTGAGTCGCCTCGCGGTGAAGCCCCGAGCCTTCTCCTCGTTCCTGCTGGGGACGTTGCCAAGCGCCAAATCCTGCGCAGAGGTGCGCTCAGTTCTCTGTGGCCGTCCCTTGCCGACTCTGCTCCCCTCGCTGGGCTTCAAAACCAAGGGTGTCATCAAGAAGCGCTGTAAAGACTGCTACAAGGTGAAGAGGCGTGGGCGCTGGTTTATCCTCTGTAAGACCAGCCCCAAGCATAAACAGCGACAAATGTAG